The window CCACGCCCGAAAGCACTACCACCTCAAGGTAGCGTGTCTACCAATTCCACCACCACCGCAGCTTTCTTTGTGGGACGCATTCTATTCCTTTAATTCAAAAAAGGAAAGTGCTAATTCGACTTATTCAGTCGTTTTTGGTGCATTTGATGAAGTTTCAGGCGATGTTGCTGGAACTGAACTAGAACTTTGAACAGTTTTTAGGCTATAAGCCTCTGTCGTGCTTTTTTTCGCCATTACCGCTAAAGAAAGACTCGTCACAAAGAATATAGCCGTAAAAATTGCAGTCAAACGCGTCAAGAAGTTTCCAGCACCAGAAGCTCCAAATACAGTTGCCGCACCGCCACCACCAAATGATGCTCCTGCTTCAGCACCTTTACCTTGTTGTACTAAGACCAAAGCAATAATCAAAATTGCTAAAATGATATGTACAACGAGTATAAAACTATACATCTCTATTCCTCGTTATTTGCTTTGTGCAAATGCTTTTGCAATTTGGTAAAAAGACTGTGCATTCAAAGACGCACCACCGACCAAGGCACCATCAATATCAGGGCAGGCAGCAAGCTCAACCGCATTTTCAGCTTTTACACTACCACCATATAGGATTGCAATATTTGCGCCTGACGATGTGATTTGCTTCAAACCTTCACGAATTTTAGCATGCATGGCCTGCGCATCTGCTGGTGAAGCAGTCTTACCTGTACCAATCGCCCAAAT is drawn from Acinetobacter suaedae and contains these coding sequences:
- the secG gene encoding preprotein translocase subunit SecG; this translates as MYSFILVVHIILAILIIALVLVQQGKGAEAGASFGGGGAATVFGASGAGNFLTRLTAIFTAIFFVTSLSLAVMAKKSTTEAYSLKTVQSSSSVPATSPETSSNAPKTTE